From Streptomyces asiaticus, one genomic window encodes:
- a CDS encoding alpha/beta hydrolase — translation MRLRTTAVAAATTLLSVGVAAVAAGRYATSAALKPAPDRPLPNEAPLTVHATAAGQITLTRSLASLRPGTYGLTGRSCHAVVGPVIEDAPHPADCVVRRLERVTHGELTPGTRVRLTPQVHIGNPRDALGIDHADVDVPAELGPLPAWFIPGERSTWVITTHGLGTTREHPMVVMPFLRQLRVPVLDLAYRGDPGAPRSEDGISHLGDTEWRDLDAAIRYAVEYGATGVVLHGWSTGASMALHAAANSALRHRVIGLVLDSPVLDWQATLRALAAARGIPAPLLPLALRAAEGRTGLHDSRLPEVADPERLSVPTLVAHGPDDTLAPWHVSRELVDRRRDLVTLHTVRQAPHAAMWNADPKAYEEALRRFLIPLL, via the coding sequence ATGCGTCTGCGAACAACGGCGGTCGCGGCCGCCACCACCCTGCTGAGTGTCGGCGTGGCCGCGGTGGCGGCCGGACGGTACGCCACCAGCGCTGCGCTGAAACCGGCCCCCGACCGTCCGCTGCCGAACGAGGCGCCGCTGACCGTCCACGCGACCGCGGCCGGCCAGATCACCCTGACCCGCTCGCTCGCCTCGCTGCGCCCCGGCACCTACGGCCTCACCGGCCGCTCCTGCCACGCCGTCGTCGGCCCCGTCATCGAGGACGCCCCGCACCCCGCAGACTGCGTCGTACGCCGTCTGGAGCGGGTCACCCACGGCGAACTCACCCCCGGCACCCGGGTGCGGCTGACCCCCCAGGTGCACATCGGCAACCCGCGGGACGCGCTCGGCATCGACCACGCCGACGTGGACGTGCCCGCCGAACTCGGGCCGCTGCCCGCCTGGTTCATCCCCGGCGAACGCTCCACCTGGGTGATCACCACCCATGGCCTCGGCACCACCCGTGAGCACCCTATGGTCGTCATGCCCTTCCTGCGGCAGCTGCGGGTGCCGGTGCTCGACCTCGCCTACCGCGGGGACCCCGGCGCCCCGCGCTCCGAGGACGGCATATCCCACCTCGGCGACACCGAATGGCGCGACCTGGACGCGGCCATCCGCTACGCGGTGGAGTACGGGGCGACCGGGGTCGTGCTGCACGGCTGGTCCACCGGCGCCTCGATGGCCCTCCACGCCGCCGCGAACTCCGCGCTGCGGCACCGCGTCATCGGCCTCGTCCTGGACTCCCCGGTGCTCGACTGGCAGGCCACCCTGCGCGCCCTCGCCGCGGCCCGCGGCATCCCCGCGCCGCTGCTCCCGCTCGCCCTGCGCGCCGCCGAGGGGCGCACCGGACTCCACGACAGCAGGCTCCCCGAGGTGGCCGACCCGGAGCGGCTGTCCGTGCCCACGCTCGTCGCCCACGGCCCCGACGACACCCTCGCGCCCTGGCACGTCTCGCGCGAACTCGTCGACCGACGGCGCGATCTGGTGACCCTTCACACGGTGCGGCAGGCCCCG